In the genome of Fusobacterium necrogenes, one region contains:
- the nadD gene encoding nicotinate (nicotinamide) nucleotide adenylyltransferase, translated as MKIGIYGGSFNPIHKAHVEIVNYITRELNLDKVIIIPVGKPSHRNDNMLSGELRKKMCELAFEGKEKVIVSDIEIKNKKTSYTIDTLKKIISFYGGHHEFYEIVGEDSAYTFPKWKDYKQILTLSKLVIFRRKGYESEIKNKNIIYLNTPYYDISSTLIRKKLSNKENIDDLLPKKVAEFIKYNNLYQ; from the coding sequence ATGAAAATAGGAATTTATGGTGGTAGCTTTAATCCTATACATAAAGCTCATGTAGAAATTGTAAATTATATAACAAGAGAATTAAACCTAGATAAAGTAATCATTATTCCTGTTGGAAAACCTTCCCATCGAAATGACAATATGCTTAGTGGAGAACTTAGAAAAAAGATGTGTGAATTGGCTTTTGAAGGAAAAGAAAAAGTAATTGTTTCAGATATTGAAATAAAAAATAAAAAAACCTCTTATACTATTGATACCTTAAAAAAAATAATATCCTTTTATGGTGGACACCATGAATTTTATGAAATAGTTGGAGAAGATTCTGCCTATACTTTTCCTAAGTGGAAAGATTATAAGCAAATATTAACTCTTAGTAAATTAGTGATTTTTCGTAGAAAAGGTTATGAAAGTGAAATAAAAAATAAGAACATAATATATCTCAATACTCCTTACTATGATATATCATCTACTTTAATTAGAAAAAAATTATCCAATAAGGAAAATATTGATGATTTACTCCCCAAAAAGGTAGCAGAATTTATCAAATATAACAATCTATATCAATAA
- a CDS encoding PTS sugar transporter subunit IIA, with protein sequence MLEYFNSKLITYIDGRHTKAEVLKILVDLIGKNSDILKDEKHFYESIMAREELGSTGIGQGIAIPHTRSEQLDKIVVAVGLLENRINFNAPDGEDAKLIVLVGAPKGKNREYLSLVSDLTRTFRDKKFRESIICASNYQELLGSLAELK encoded by the coding sequence ATGTTAGAGTATTTTAATAGTAAACTAATTACCTATATAGATGGCAGGCATACAAAAGCTGAAGTTCTAAAAATCTTGGTAGATTTAATTGGAAAAAATTCTGACATCTTAAAGGATGAAAAACATTTCTATGAAAGTATCATGGCAAGAGAGGAATTAGGAAGTACTGGGATAGGACAAGGTATAGCTATTCCTCATACTAGAAGTGAGCAACTAGATAAAATAGTTGTAGCAGTTGGCTTACTCGAAAACAGGATAAACTTTAACGCTCCTGATGGTGAAGATGCCAAACTAATAGTTTTAGTCGGAGCTCCTAAAGGAAAAAATAGAGAATATCTATCTTTAGTATCAGATCTTACTAGAACTTTTAGGGATAAAAAATTTAGAGAATCTATAATTTGTGCTTCTAACTATCAAGAGTTATTAGGATCACTTGCTGAACTAAAATGA
- the lpxK gene encoding tetraacyldisaccharide 4'-kinase, translated as MRILAYIYYLITSLRNFLYDKRMLPIRRVEGVEIICIGNITVGGTGKTPAVQYFVKRLQKMGKNVAVVSRGYRGKRKREPLLVSDGYQLFATAKESGDEPYIHALNLKAPIVVSSNRYKGCLFAKKHFDVDTIVLDDGFQHRKLYRDRDIVLIDATNPFGWGEVLPKGMLREDFKKGAKRASEFIITKADLVSEREVERIKKYLKKKLGKEVSIAKHGVTSLCDLKGNQKPLFWIKGKRVLLFSGLANPLNFEKTVISLEPSYIERVDFMDHHNFKRKDIELIQRRANSMKASFIIMTEKDLVKLPSNISMENFFVLKIEFTVLEDNCLKKIGGNVNNAV; from the coding sequence ATGAGGATATTAGCATATATATATTACCTCATCACATCTTTGAGGAATTTTCTCTATGATAAGAGAATGCTTCCTATAAGGAGGGTAGAGGGTGTAGAGATTATCTGTATAGGTAATATTACTGTAGGCGGTACTGGTAAGACTCCTGCTGTACAATATTTTGTAAAAAGATTACAGAAAATGGGGAAAAATGTCGCTGTTGTTTCTAGAGGATATAGAGGTAAAAGAAAAAGAGAGCCTCTTCTGGTAAGTGATGGTTATCAACTTTTTGCTACAGCTAAAGAAAGTGGGGATGAACCTTATATTCATGCACTTAATTTAAAAGCTCCTATTGTTGTCAGCTCTAATAGATACAAAGGTTGTTTATTTGCTAAAAAACATTTTGATGTAGATACAATAGTTTTAGATGATGGATTTCAGCATAGAAAACTTTATAGAGATAGAGATATAGTCTTAATAGATGCTACAAATCCTTTTGGTTGGGGAGAAGTTCTTCCTAAAGGAATGTTACGTGAAGATTTCAAAAAAGGAGCCAAAAGAGCTTCAGAATTTATAATAACAAAAGCAGATTTAGTAAGTGAAAGAGAAGTTGAAAGAATAAAAAAATATCTAAAAAAGAAATTAGGAAAAGAAGTTTCTATTGCAAAACATGGAGTTACTTCTCTATGCGATCTAAAAGGAAATCAAAAACCACTGTTTTGGATAAAAGGTAAAAGAGTTTTACTTTTTTCAGGTCTAGCTAATCCTTTGAACTTTGAAAAAACTGTAATATCTTTAGAACCTTCCTATATTGAAAGAGTTGATTTCATGGATCACCATAATTTTAAAAGAAAAGATATAGAGCTTATTCAAAGACGTGCTAATAGTATGAAAGCTTCATTTATCATAATGACAGAAAAAGATCTAGTTAAATTACCATCTAATATATCTATGGAAAATTTCTTTGTTTTAAAGATAGAATTCACTGTTTTAGAAGATAATTGTTTGAAGAAAATTGGAGGAAATGTTAATAATGCAGTATGA